One window of Anaerolineales bacterium genomic DNA carries:
- a CDS encoding winged helix DNA-binding domain-containing protein — protein sequence MTQINLKKLQTLRARTFNLPPQKRVSSPASALTFVNKRGFVYFWPIKGVDLPSLWTAVAGDRPVADAHDDPGHITWGWKDNALDKKIWYYGKILRGKATMISLEVAPYFYALSENYGDPNEDYLIAYCEGRLPQAARQVYEALLDKGAMHTIDLRKEAKLSNAKDSEFNKALEYLQKDFKILPVGVAQAGAWKYSHIYAITTNHFPELAEQARMITESQARAKLLELYFGMVGAAQVRDVQKLFGWGNEVVKRSVGKLVDAGKLVLTGHPKNSGEWVAVRGVL from the coding sequence ATGACCCAGATCAACTTGAAAAAACTCCAGACGCTTCGCGCCCGGACCTTCAACCTGCCTCCGCAAAAACGGGTTTCATCTCCCGCCTCGGCTTTGACCTTCGTGAACAAACGCGGATTTGTTTACTTCTGGCCCATCAAAGGCGTGGACCTGCCCTCGTTGTGGACCGCTGTTGCTGGGGATCGGCCCGTCGCCGATGCGCACGATGACCCGGGTCACATTACATGGGGATGGAAAGACAACGCCCTCGATAAAAAGATCTGGTACTACGGGAAAATCCTGCGAGGCAAAGCGACCATGATCTCGTTGGAGGTCGCGCCGTATTTTTACGCACTCTCCGAAAACTACGGCGACCCGAACGAAGATTATCTTATTGCCTATTGTGAGGGACGCCTGCCGCAGGCCGCGAGACAGGTCTATGAAGCCTTGCTCGATAAAGGCGCAATGCATACGATTGATTTGCGAAAAGAAGCAAAACTATCCAATGCGAAAGATTCGGAGTTCAACAAGGCGCTCGAGTACCTGCAAAAGGATTTCAAAATTCTGCCAGTAGGTGTGGCACAGGCGGGCGCTTGGAAGTATTCTCATATTTACGCCATCACCACCAATCACTTCCCTGAGTTAGCCGAGCAGGCACGGATGATCACTGAATCGCAGGCGCGTGCGAAATTGCTGGAACTGTATTTCGGCATGGTCGGTGCGGCGCAGGTCCGCGACGTGCAGAAATTGTTTGGGTGGGGCAATGAAGTGGTGAAGAGGTCGGTTGGAAAATTGGTGGATGCGGGTAAATTAGTATTGACCGGACATCCCAAAAATTCAGGGGAGTGGGTGGCTGTGAGAGGGGTTTTGTAG
- the gnd gene encoding decarboxylating 6-phosphogluconate dehydrogenase: protein MRDCFVAKSKSTPRNDENQRSNKMELALIGLGKMGLNMAKRLTKGGHRVIGYARTKETVDGAVKEGIEGAYSLEEAVGKLTSSPKAVWVMVPAGATTTETIQKVAALLKPGDIIIDGGNSNYKDTIKHAEMLEAKDIDFVDCGTSGGIWGLTEGYSLMIGGKEEVSRKLNPIFETLAPGKEFGWGRVGPHGAGHYVKMVHNGIEYGMMQAFAEGFGILKNKKEFGLDLSQVSHIWQHGSVVRSWLLDLAANALDEDTELKDIKPWVADSGEGRWTVFESIDLDVPAPVITLALQMRFASRDEENYPARMLAALRNQFGGHAIKKAE, encoded by the coding sequence ATGCGAGATTGCTTCGTTGCAAAGAGCAAAAGCACTCCCCGCAATGACGAAAACCAAAGGAGCAACAAAATGGAATTAGCACTGATCGGTTTGGGCAAAATGGGATTGAACATGGCAAAACGCCTCACGAAAGGCGGACACCGCGTGATCGGTTATGCCCGCACAAAAGAGACGGTTGATGGCGCCGTGAAAGAGGGCATCGAAGGCGCATATTCGCTTGAAGAAGCCGTCGGCAAACTGACCTCCTCCCCGAAGGCGGTTTGGGTGATGGTCCCGGCTGGAGCCACCACCACAGAAACGATTCAGAAAGTCGCCGCATTATTGAAACCCGGAGATATCATCATCGACGGCGGCAACTCAAATTACAAAGACACCATCAAGCACGCCGAAATGCTCGAAGCCAAAGACATCGACTTTGTCGACTGCGGAACCAGCGGCGGCATCTGGGGTCTCACAGAAGGCTACAGCCTTATGATCGGCGGCAAGGAAGAAGTGAGCAGGAAATTGAATCCCATCTTCGAGACCCTCGCCCCCGGAAAAGAATTTGGCTGGGGACGCGTCGGTCCACATGGCGCGGGTCACTATGTGAAGATGGTTCACAACGGAATCGAATACGGCATGATGCAAGCCTTTGCTGAAGGTTTCGGCATTTTGAAAAACAAGAAGGAATTCGGGCTCGACCTTTCGCAGGTCTCGCACATCTGGCAACACGGAAGTGTCGTCCGCTCGTGGCTGCTCGACCTCGCCGCCAATGCCCTCGACGAAGACACTGAACTCAAGGACATCAAGCCCTGGGTCGCTGACTCAGGCGAGGGACGCTGGACGGTATTTGAATCCATCGACCTCGATGTGCCAGCCCCGGTCATCACACTGGCGCTGCAAATGCGCTTCGCCAGCCGCGACGAAGAAAATTATCCCGCCCGCATGCTGGCCGCTCTGCGCAATCAATTCGGCGGGCATGCGATCAAGAAAGCTGAATAG
- a CDS encoding efflux RND transporter periplasmic adaptor subunit translates to MKNKAFITLLLLGLFATACGAPTPAAEATPIPMVEADDTVIAEGNLEPITYTEISLNASGLVSGVPVKEGDTISAGDVIATLQSEETLTLEDARAKSSQELTEAYQEFRDAQSRLDDFDVPPRWDGMTPTQAVADTLVKLNTARAEFEPYKHLDEKTLKYGEPKPDFSEMTPEEYDAYITYQEWARYHIEERPKSDVPGNKKKALDEAWQLYRVAIRWLELETNYQNAQVRVANAEADFQALADNDFSLDTAALRATLANAELRAPHAGVITNLNLKVGEFAASGSPVVTIADISKWLVKTSDLTEIDVVNIEEGQPVTVKLDAMPGVEFKGNVLSISQEYSENQGDVVYEVTILLTEKDPAMRWGMTAVVTFE, encoded by the coding sequence ATGAAAAACAAGGCTTTCATTACCTTATTGCTTCTCGGGTTATTCGCCACTGCTTGTGGAGCACCAACCCCCGCCGCCGAAGCGACCCCCATCCCCATGGTCGAAGCGGACGACACCGTCATCGCCGAAGGGAACCTCGAACCCATCACCTACACCGAAATCTCACTGAATGCAAGCGGATTGGTCAGCGGAGTCCCGGTGAAGGAAGGCGACACGATAAGCGCCGGGGATGTAATCGCGACACTGCAATCCGAAGAAACCCTTACATTGGAAGACGCGCGGGCAAAATCGTCTCAAGAACTGACCGAAGCCTACCAGGAGTTCCGCGATGCGCAATCCCGGCTCGACGATTTCGACGTGCCCCCGCGCTGGGACGGCATGACCCCCACGCAAGCCGTGGCGGACACCCTTGTCAAACTGAATACAGCCCGCGCCGAATTCGAGCCCTACAAGCATCTCGATGAAAAGACCCTCAAGTATGGCGAACCGAAACCCGATTTCTCCGAGATGACCCCGGAAGAATATGACGCATATATCACCTACCAGGAATGGGCAAGATACCACATAGAAGAACGCCCCAAATCAGACGTACCCGGTAACAAGAAAAAAGCATTGGATGAAGCCTGGCAATTGTATCGAGTTGCCATCCGGTGGCTCGAACTGGAAACGAATTACCAGAATGCCCAGGTCCGGGTCGCCAATGCCGAAGCGGACTTCCAGGCGCTTGCCGATAATGATTTCTCGCTCGATACCGCCGCCCTGCGCGCCACGCTTGCCAATGCAGAATTACGCGCGCCGCATGCGGGTGTCATTACTAATCTAAACTTAAAGGTCGGAGAATTTGCCGCATCGGGCTCGCCTGTGGTCACCATTGCCGATATCTCAAAATGGCTTGTCAAGACCAGCGACCTGACCGAGATCGATGTTGTCAACATCGAAGAAGGCCAACCCGTAACGGTCAAACTCGATGCCATGCCCGGCGTGGAATTCAAGGGAAATGTCCTTTCGATCAGCCAGGAATATTCCGAGAATCAAGGTGACGTGGTTTATGAGGTCACCATCCTGCTCACTGAAAAGGACCCCGCCATGCGCTGGGGAATGACCGCCGTGGTCACATTCGAGTAA
- a CDS encoding FtsX-like permease family protein, whose protein sequence is MISSRWKKVWADLWSNRGRTFLTIVTIAVGSFAVGFNSNMSLYMNESMDGDFLSANPSEGQVYASDLDDDKVTIAREIPGVEAVEGFSSVSGRIILPDGSYTDIQFTSAEHPTSLTLDLLKPALGESSIPIYNDKETIIDESAMSIGFKPGDTILVELSDGKRRELKFTGYMHAVTGFPYNFARLVNAYVTPDTLTWLGGNTGQYDWLAVSVAEKQTDAEHVTEVSQAVADRLERAGSTVYFVSVYQPGHHFSYSVTQGVFFVLGTLGYLTVLLSAFLIINTITALMTQHTRQIGIMKATGGNTLQIFGMYLALISIFGLGSLAIAIPLANALAINIGGGMAAWLNFHPAEFKGYQATLIQQVFVSLIVPILAAILPIYNSVRVTVREALSDYGLGGNAKAKEEKVSKNVVLIPRPVRISIRNTFRRKTRLGLTLFTLVLGGAVFIAVYNLWESFDKTIEDIQGYILADINIAFDHGYRYDKVASIAMSIPGVIGAEGWLQYTGTLEMSEDEAGTQIIFIAPPSTSILIDPIITSGRWLKTGDENAIVIGNHLLQIFPDLKVGDWLTIDVNGKKTKWLIIGTYSITGNISPPPLYVNYEFLSKLVGEPDMAYSLRIVTDKHDSATQARINEQITSAFERRGIRISSTQLGADFIRDQKATTDILVYFMLVMATLIAIVGGLGLMGTMSINVLERTREIGVMRAIGASNGDIQAIVITEGMMIGIISWAVSIFIAIPITNVLCFGVGMAVVTAPLPVIYGVTGIIAWLIFTIVLGTLASALPARRASRLTVRDTLAYE, encoded by the coding sequence ATGATCAGCAGCCGCTGGAAAAAAGTCTGGGCTGATCTTTGGAGCAACCGCGGACGAACCTTCCTGACCATCGTCACGATCGCGGTCGGGTCTTTCGCGGTGGGCTTCAACAGCAACATGTCGCTGTACATGAACGAAAGCATGGACGGGGATTTTCTTTCGGCGAATCCTTCCGAAGGACAGGTTTACGCATCGGACCTGGACGATGACAAGGTTACCATCGCACGCGAAATTCCCGGTGTCGAAGCGGTGGAAGGTTTTTCCAGCGTCAGCGGCCGGATCATTCTCCCGGATGGGTCGTATACCGATATCCAATTTACATCGGCGGAACATCCCACATCATTGACGCTGGACCTCCTCAAACCCGCCCTTGGCGAATCATCCATTCCAATCTATAACGACAAGGAAACGATCATCGATGAAAGCGCCATGTCCATCGGATTTAAACCCGGCGACACCATCCTGGTCGAATTATCGGACGGCAAAAGACGCGAGCTCAAGTTCACAGGATATATGCATGCCGTGACGGGATTCCCCTACAACTTTGCGCGGCTCGTCAACGCCTACGTCACACCGGATACGCTCACCTGGCTGGGCGGCAACACCGGCCAATATGACTGGCTGGCCGTGAGCGTTGCGGAAAAACAAACCGACGCGGAGCATGTAACCGAGGTGTCGCAAGCCGTGGCAGACCGCCTCGAGCGCGCCGGGTCAACGGTCTATTTTGTCAGCGTGTACCAACCGGGACATCACTTCTCCTATTCCGTCACCCAGGGCGTGTTTTTCGTCCTTGGAACTCTCGGATACCTTACCGTCCTGTTGAGCGCGTTCCTGATCATCAATACCATCACTGCGTTGATGACCCAGCATACACGGCAGATCGGCATCATGAAAGCCACCGGCGGAAACACCCTGCAGATATTCGGCATGTACCTAGCGCTGATCTCGATATTCGGCCTGGGTTCTCTGGCGATCGCCATTCCACTGGCAAATGCCCTCGCGATAAACATCGGCGGCGGGATGGCAGCGTGGTTGAATTTTCACCCCGCGGAATTCAAGGGCTACCAGGCAACATTGATCCAGCAGGTATTCGTCTCGCTGATCGTTCCGATTCTTGCTGCCATCCTGCCGATCTATAACAGTGTGCGCGTGACCGTCCGTGAGGCGTTGAGCGACTATGGTTTGGGTGGAAACGCAAAGGCGAAAGAGGAGAAGGTCAGCAAGAATGTCGTCCTGATTCCGCGACCCGTCCGCATTTCGATCCGCAACACATTTCGCCGCAAAACCCGGCTTGGATTGACCCTATTCACACTCGTGTTGGGCGGCGCGGTCTTCATCGCCGTATACAACCTGTGGGAGTCTTTCGACAAGACCATCGAGGACATTCAGGGATACATTCTCGCGGATATCAACATCGCCTTCGACCACGGGTATCGGTATGATAAAGTGGCCTCGATCGCGATGAGCATCCCCGGCGTGATCGGCGCGGAGGGCTGGCTGCAGTACACAGGCACGCTGGAAATGAGCGAGGACGAGGCGGGGACTCAGATCATTTTCATTGCGCCTCCCTCCACATCGATCTTGATCGACCCGATCATCACCTCGGGACGCTGGTTGAAAACCGGCGATGAGAACGCCATAGTCATCGGCAATCATCTGCTGCAAATCTTCCCGGACTTGAAGGTCGGCGACTGGCTGACCATCGACGTGAATGGAAAGAAAACGAAATGGCTGATCATCGGAACGTACAGCATCACAGGGAACATCAGCCCGCCGCCTTTGTATGTAAATTATGAGTTCCTAAGCAAGCTTGTGGGCGAACCGGATATGGCGTATTCCCTGCGCATCGTTACGGACAAGCACGACTCAGCGACGCAGGCGCGCATCAATGAACAGATCACCTCGGCTTTCGAGCGCCGCGGAATCCGAATCAGTTCCACGCAGCTGGGCGCGGATTTCATCCGCGACCAGAAAGCCACCACGGACATCCTGGTGTATTTCATGCTCGTGATGGCAACGCTGATCGCCATCGTGGGCGGACTGGGCTTGATGGGCACGATGAGCATCAATGTGCTGGAACGAACCCGCGAGATCGGTGTGATGAGAGCCATCGGCGCGAGCAACGGCGATATCCAAGCGATCGTCATTACCGAAGGGATGATGATCGGCATCATCAGCTGGGCGGTCAGCATCTTCATCGCCATCCCCATCACCAATGTGTTGTGCTTCGGCGTCGGCATGGCGGTGGTAACCGCCCCCCTGCCCGTCATCTACGGGGTCACCGGAATCATCGCCTGGTTGATCTTTACCATTGTGCTGGGCACACTGGCAAGCGCATTGC
- the zwf gene encoding glucose-6-phosphate dehydrogenase codes for MNTPLYNGLLTTIIIFGASGDLTQRKLIPSLFNLFHKRRTPKKFQIFGFGGTEFSDEQFREHLYKGMKEFAGYEFTDEEWGIFTPNLHYLAGKYTETGDFQRLAEALTASEGGDANRLFYMALPPTLFPTIIDNLDATGQLHENGGWRRVVLEKPFGTDLASAITLNKQVHKALNENQIYRIDHYLGKETVQNILFTRFANTIFEPIWNRNYIDHVQITVSEKVGLEHRAGFYDGVGVLRDMFQNHLLQLLTLVAMEPPASFSASHLRNEKVKVLSAIQPMTPEQVAVNTVRAQYKGYRAEDKVNPKSTTPTYAALRFFINNWRWKGVPFYLRSGKNLSEKMTQIIIQFKEPPTTMFPMQTMKPNMLVLYLQPDEGVHLRFEAKAPDTVNETRSVDMEFHYDDAFGKTAIPEAYERLLLDALQGDASLFTRADEVETAWSLIDPILQTWETHQTPPLAVYRPGSWGPPEGYDLLARDGRRWLNDEASRLLEKEN; via the coding sequence ATGAACACACCACTTTATAACGGATTATTGACGACGATCATCATCTTCGGCGCCTCCGGCGACCTGACCCAGCGCAAACTCATCCCCTCGCTTTTCAATCTTTTTCACAAGAGACGCACACCCAAGAAATTCCAGATCTTCGGTTTTGGCGGCACGGAATTCAGCGACGAGCAGTTCCGCGAACATCTTTACAAAGGGATGAAGGAATTCGCCGGGTACGAATTCACCGACGAAGAGTGGGGCATTTTTACGCCGAACCTGCACTATCTCGCCGGGAAATACACTGAAACAGGCGATTTTCAACGACTTGCAGAAGCGCTCACCGCTTCTGAAGGCGGCGATGCAAACCGCCTTTTCTATATGGCACTGCCGCCCACCCTCTTTCCGACAATCATCGACAACCTCGATGCCACCGGTCAACTGCACGAGAATGGCGGGTGGCGGCGCGTGGTGCTCGAAAAACCTTTCGGTACCGACCTCGCCTCGGCGATCACACTCAACAAGCAGGTCCACAAGGCATTGAACGAAAATCAGATCTACCGCATCGACCATTACCTCGGCAAAGAGACCGTGCAGAACATCCTGTTCACACGCTTTGCCAATACCATCTTCGAGCCGATCTGGAACCGCAACTACATCGACCATGTGCAAATCACCGTTTCTGAAAAAGTCGGTTTGGAACATCGCGCGGGTTTCTACGATGGGGTCGGCGTGCTGCGCGACATGTTCCAGAACCACCTTTTACAACTGTTGACCCTGGTGGCCATGGAGCCTCCCGCTTCGTTCAGCGCGAGTCACTTGCGAAACGAGAAGGTCAAAGTGTTGAGCGCGATCCAGCCGATGACCCCCGAACAGGTCGCAGTCAATACGGTACGCGCCCAGTACAAGGGATACCGCGCCGAAGACAAAGTCAACCCAAAATCCACGACCCCCACGTATGCCGCGCTGCGGTTTTTCATCAATAACTGGAGATGGAAGGGCGTTCCATTCTACTTAAGGTCCGGGAAAAATCTTTCAGAAAAGATGACCCAGATCATCATCCAATTCAAAGAACCCCCCACCACCATGTTCCCCATGCAGACCATGAAGCCGAACATGCTGGTGCTTTACCTTCAGCCCGATGAAGGCGTGCATCTGCGTTTCGAAGCAAAAGCGCCGGATACGGTCAATGAAACCCGCTCGGTGGATATGGAATTCCATTACGACGATGCCTTTGGCAAGACAGCCATTCCAGAAGCCTACGAACGGCTCCTTCTCGATGCCCTGCAGGGGGATGCCTCCCTTTTTACCCGCGCCGACGAAGTGGAAACCGCCTGGTCGTTGATCGATCCCATCCTCCAGACGTGGGAAACGCATCAGACTCCGCCTCTGGCTGTGTACCGCCCAGGGAGTTGGGGTCCACCCGAAGGCTACGACCTGCTCGCCCGCGACGGACGCCGCTGGCTGAACGATGAAGCCAGCAGGCTCCTGGAGAAGGAAAATTAA
- the pgl gene encoding 6-phosphogluconolactonase: protein MVIKKFKDSDELSQAAAKAFAELANQAIAERGRFLVSLSGGSTPMKLYERLANEKPNWTRVHFFWGDERCVPVDDPGNTYGSMREIFFDKIGTTNIHRVESALAPALAAQAYAQTLSGFADAPFDFPRFDLVLLGMGDDGHTASLFPGSPVETDSPVIAVTALYQNRPAKRVSLTSKVFNQAREIWFLVTGAGKAETLRNVIHGEQNLELYPAQRIQPVNGNLVWMIDEAAGKFL, encoded by the coding sequence ATGGTCATAAAAAAATTTAAAGACAGCGATGAATTAAGCCAAGCCGCAGCAAAAGCGTTTGCCGAACTCGCAAATCAAGCCATCGCCGAACGGGGAAGATTCCTCGTCTCTCTTTCCGGCGGCAGCACACCGATGAAATTATACGAACGACTCGCAAATGAAAAGCCGAACTGGACCCGCGTGCATTTCTTTTGGGGCGATGAACGCTGCGTGCCCGTGGACGATCCCGGCAATACCTACGGCTCGATGCGTGAAATATTTTTTGACAAAATCGGGACGACGAACATACACCGCGTCGAATCCGCGCTCGCGCCTGCCCTTGCCGCCCAAGCCTACGCCCAAACCCTGAGCGGATTCGCTGACGCGCCATTCGACTTCCCGCGCTTTGATCTGGTTCTCCTCGGCATGGGCGATGACGGTCACACTGCATCGCTCTTTCCCGGTTCCCCGGTTGAAACCGACTCGCCCGTCATTGCAGTCACCGCGCTTTATCAGAACCGCCCAGCCAAGCGCGTCTCCTTGACGTCGAAGGTGTTCAACCAAGCCAGGGAGATCTGGTTTCTCGTCACCGGCGCAGGCAAGGCGGAGACGTTACGCAACGTCATACATGGGGAACAAAATTTGGAGTTATATCCCGCGCAGCGAATCCAGCCTGTGAATGGAAACCTGGTTTGGATGATCGATGAAGCGGCAGGCAAGTTTTTATAA
- a CDS encoding ATP-binding cassette domain-containing protein codes for MAISFFKHRDDESVIESRSMIDLRNVDKYYKTAVGDYRALTDVDLQINAGEFVSIIGKSGSGKTTLLNMITGIDRPSNGEVWVNGTGVHTLNENRMARWRGKNLGVVFQFFQLLPMISVIENIMLPMDFCRMYTPIERRRRAMELLELVELGDHAHKLPTALSGGQQQRVAIARALANDPPVVIADEPTGNLDSKTAESVFALFNNLVEKGKTIIIVTHDSAMAKRTHRTALIADGEIVNEYVAKAMPTLNHAQLLQATRSAKKLNYEAGTMILHEGTNANAFYIVSKGTVEVILPRSNQSDVVAVQLGPGKVFGEMEFFHEKRYRASIRASESGPVEVLTISYDELSALVEQSEATRESLHQMADKHEGENLSWRGVSS; via the coding sequence ATGGCCATTTCTTTCTTCAAACACAGAGATGACGAAAGCGTCATCGAATCCCGATCAATGATCGATCTGCGGAACGTGGATAAATATTACAAGACCGCTGTCGGCGATTACCGGGCGTTGACCGATGTGGACCTGCAGATCAATGCCGGGGAATTTGTCAGCATCATCGGCAAATCGGGAAGCGGCAAGACCACCCTGTTAAACATGATCACAGGCATCGACCGCCCGTCGAATGGCGAGGTGTGGGTCAACGGCACTGGCGTGCATACGCTCAACGAAAACAGGATGGCGCGCTGGCGCGGAAAAAACCTAGGCGTGGTTTTCCAGTTCTTCCAACTGCTGCCGATGATCTCCGTCATCGAGAACATCATGCTTCCGATGGATTTCTGCCGCATGTACACACCCATCGAGCGCCGCAGGCGCGCAATGGAATTGCTCGAACTCGTGGAACTGGGCGATCACGCGCATAAGCTCCCCACCGCGCTTTCCGGCGGCCAACAACAAAGGGTCGCCATTGCGCGCGCGCTCGCCAACGATCCGCCTGTCGTCATTGCGGATGAACCGACGGGCAACCTCGATTCAAAGACAGCCGAATCCGTTTTTGCGCTTTTCAACAACCTTGTCGAAAAAGGCAAGACCATCATCATCGTCACGCACGACAGCGCAATGGCAAAACGCACCCACCGAACCGCGTTGATCGCGGACGGCGAGATCGTCAATGAGTATGTCGCAAAAGCGATGCCGACCCTCAACCACGCCCAGCTTCTGCAGGCGACAAGATCCGCGAAAAAGTTGAATTACGAAGCGGGGACAATGATCCTGCACGAGGGCACGAATGCAAACGCCTTCTACATCGTCTCCAAAGGCACTGTGGAGGTGATCCTGCCGCGTTCCAATCAATCCGATGTGGTAGCCGTCCAACTTGGACCCGGGAAGGTATTTGGTGAGATGGAATTTTTCCACGAAAAGAGGTATCGCGCCTCGATCCGCGCCTCCGAATCCGGACCGGTGGAAGTCCTCACCATCAGCTATGACGAACTATCGGCATTGGTGGAACAATCCGAGGCGACGCGCGAATCGCTGCACCAAATGGCGGACAAACACGAGGGTGAGAATCTTTCCTGGAGGGGAGTCTCCTCATGA